In a single window of the Pseudogemmatithrix spongiicola genome:
- a CDS encoding ABC transporter ATP-binding protein translates to MGGEIVRALRGVDLAVKRNEYVAIMGPSGSGKSTFMNIVGCLDTPNAGEYWLNGQLVSTMKDDELARVRNKEIGFVFQTFNLLPRASALHNVELPLVYAGVSASERKERAMEALEKVQLGQRVHHRPNELSGGQRQRVAIARALVNRPSILLADEPTGNLDSTTSEEIMRVFENLADTGQTVIMVTHEPDIAAHARRVVVLRDGTIASDERRAQFTEKLGISL, encoded by the coding sequence ATGGGCGGCGAGATCGTCCGCGCCCTGCGCGGCGTCGACCTCGCCGTGAAGCGCAACGAGTACGTCGCCATCATGGGGCCGTCGGGCTCGGGCAAGTCGACGTTCATGAACATCGTGGGCTGCCTCGACACGCCGAACGCCGGCGAGTACTGGCTCAACGGCCAGCTCGTCTCGACGATGAAGGACGACGAACTCGCCCGCGTGCGCAACAAGGAGATCGGCTTCGTCTTCCAGACGTTCAACCTCCTGCCCCGCGCCTCGGCCCTGCACAACGTCGAGCTGCCGCTGGTGTACGCCGGCGTGTCGGCCAGCGAGCGCAAGGAGCGCGCGATGGAAGCCCTCGAGAAGGTGCAGCTGGGCCAGCGTGTGCATCACCGGCCGAACGAGCTCTCCGGCGGCCAGCGTCAGCGCGTGGCCATCGCCCGTGCGCTGGTGAACCGTCCGTCCATCCTGCTCGCCGACGAACCGACCGGTAACCTCGACTCGACCACGTCGGAAGAGATCATGCGCGTGTTCGAGAACCTCGCGGACACCGGCCAGACCGTGATCATGGTGACGCACGAGCCCGACATCGCCGCGCATGCGCGTCGCGTCGTGGTGCTGCGCGACGGCACGATCGCCAGCGACGAGCGTCGCGCGCAGTTCACGGAAAAGCTCGGCATCTCCCTCTAA